A window from Variovorax sp. PBL-E5 encodes these proteins:
- the cyoB gene encoding cytochrome o ubiquinol oxidase subunit I, translating to MFDHPDLTKLIFGRLTWEAIPYHEPILLATFIAVAIGGIAILGALTYYRVWGYLWREWFTSIDHKKIGVMYIVLGLVMLLRGFSDAIMMRLQQAVAFGDSTGYLPPHHYDQIFTAHGVIMIFFVAMPLVTGLMNFVVPLQIGARDVAFPFLNNFSFWMTVSGAVLVMMSLFVGEFARTGWLAYPPLSGIAYSPDVGVDYYIWSLQVAGIGTLLSGINLIATIVKMRAPGMGLMKMPIFTWTALCTNILIVAAFPVLTAVLALLALDRYAGTNFFSNDFGGSAMMYVNLIWIWGHPEVYILVLPVFGVFSEVVSTFAGKRLFGYASMVYATIVITILSYLVWLHHFFTMGSGASVNSFFGITTMIISIPTGAKIFNWLFTMYRGRIRYEVPMLWTVGFMVTFVIGGMTGVLLAVPPADFVLHNSLFLIAHFHNVIIGGVIFGLFAGITYWFPKAFGYTLDPFWGKCSFWFWLVGFYLAFMPLYVLGLMGVTRRLSHFEDPSLQIWFQIAAFGAFLIALGILSFIIQLVVSFRRRESLRDTTGDPWDARTLEWSTSSPPPAYNFAFTPRIHDSDAWWDMKKRGYVRPLAGFIPIHMPKNTSAGFILAMLSAVCAFALIWHMWLIAGVAFFCVLAVAIGHTFNYQRDFHIPADEVVRVEGHRTRQLAALQPAGGRA from the coding sequence ATGTTCGACCATCCCGACCTCACAAAGCTGATCTTCGGCCGCCTCACCTGGGAGGCCATTCCGTACCACGAGCCGATCCTGCTCGCGACCTTCATCGCCGTCGCCATCGGCGGCATCGCGATCCTCGGCGCGCTGACCTACTACCGCGTATGGGGCTACCTGTGGCGCGAGTGGTTCACCAGCATCGACCACAAGAAGATCGGCGTGATGTACATCGTTCTCGGCCTGGTGATGCTGCTGCGCGGCTTCTCCGACGCGATCATGATGCGGCTGCAGCAGGCCGTGGCCTTCGGCGATTCGACGGGCTACCTGCCGCCGCACCACTACGACCAGATCTTCACCGCGCACGGCGTGATCATGATCTTCTTCGTCGCCATGCCGCTGGTCACGGGGCTGATGAATTTCGTCGTGCCGCTGCAGATCGGCGCGCGCGACGTGGCCTTTCCCTTCCTCAACAACTTCAGCTTCTGGATGACCGTCAGCGGCGCGGTGCTGGTGATGATGTCGCTGTTCGTCGGCGAGTTCGCGCGCACTGGCTGGCTGGCCTATCCGCCGCTCTCGGGCATCGCCTACAGCCCGGACGTCGGCGTCGACTACTATATATGGTCCTTGCAGGTGGCGGGCATCGGCACGCTGCTGTCGGGCATCAACCTGATCGCGACCATCGTGAAGATGCGCGCGCCCGGCATGGGCCTGATGAAGATGCCGATCTTCACCTGGACCGCGCTGTGCACCAACATCCTGATCGTCGCCGCCTTCCCGGTGCTGACCGCGGTGCTCGCGCTGCTGGCGCTGGACCGCTACGCCGGCACCAACTTCTTTTCGAACGACTTCGGCGGCAGCGCCATGATGTACGTCAACCTGATCTGGATCTGGGGCCACCCCGAGGTCTACATCCTGGTGCTGCCGGTGTTCGGCGTGTTCTCCGAAGTGGTGTCCACCTTCGCCGGCAAGCGCCTGTTCGGCTATGCGTCGATGGTGTACGCGACGATCGTCATCACCATCCTGTCGTACCTGGTGTGGCTGCACCACTTCTTCACCATGGGGTCGGGTGCGAGCGTCAATTCCTTCTTCGGCATCACGACGATGATCATCTCGATCCCGACCGGGGCGAAGATCTTCAACTGGCTGTTCACCATGTACCGCGGCCGCATCCGCTACGAGGTGCCGATGCTGTGGACGGTCGGCTTCATGGTCACCTTCGTGATCGGCGGCATGACCGGCGTGCTGCTCGCGGTGCCGCCGGCGGACTTCGTGCTGCACAACAGCCTGTTCCTGATCGCGCACTTCCACAACGTGATCATCGGCGGCGTGATCTTCGGCCTCTTCGCCGGCATCACCTACTGGTTCCCGAAGGCCTTCGGCTACACGCTCGATCCGTTCTGGGGCAAGTGCTCGTTCTGGTTCTGGCTGGTCGGCTTCTATCTTGCCTTCATGCCGCTGTACGTGCTCGGCCTGATGGGCGTCACGCGGCGCCTGAGCCATTTCGAGGATCCGTCGCTGCAGATCTGGTTCCAGATTGCGGCCTTCGGCGCCTTCCTGATCGCGCTCGGCATCCTGTCCTTCATCATCCAGCTGGTGGTGAGCTTCCGGCGGCGCGAGTCGCTGCGCGACACCACCGGCGACCCGTGGGACGCGCGCACGCTCGAGTGGTCGACCTCGTCGCCGCCGCCCGCGTACAACTTTGCCTTCACGCCGCGCATCCACGACAGCGACGCCTGGTGGGACATGAAGAAGCGCGGCTACGTGCGGCCGCTCGCGGGCTTCATCCCGATCCACATGCCGAAGAACACGAGTGCGGGCTTCATCCTGGCGATGCTCAGCGCGGTGTGCGCCTTTGCGCTGATCTGGCACATGTGGCTGATCGCCGGCGTCGCCTTCTTCTGCGTGCTGGCGGTGGCGATCGGCCACACCTTCAACTACCAGCGCGACTTCCACATTCCGGCCGACGAGGTCGTGCGCGTCGAAGGCCATCGCACGCGCCAGCTGGCCGCGCTGCAACCCGCGGGAGGCCGGGCATGA
- the cyoC gene encoding cytochrome o ubiquinol oxidase subunit III: MSAVMAPAASGASAPDAPHFYLIEEHHVENGTLLGFWLYLMSDCLVFACLFAVYAVLGRNYAAGPSGADLFELPLVALNTSMLLLSSITYGFAVLEMQRDRLKPMLAWLAITGLFGAAFLGIELYEFTHLIQDGAGPQRSAFLSSFFTLVGTHGLHVTFGTIWLITLMVQTARRGLSAENKRRLMCLSMFWHFLDVVWIGVFTFVYLMGTLK, from the coding sequence ATGAGCGCCGTGATGGCTCCCGCCGCGAGTGGTGCATCGGCGCCGGATGCGCCGCACTTCTACCTGATCGAGGAACATCACGTCGAGAACGGCACCCTGCTCGGGTTCTGGCTCTACCTGATGAGCGACTGCCTGGTCTTCGCCTGCCTGTTCGCGGTCTATGCGGTGCTGGGCCGCAACTACGCGGCCGGCCCTTCGGGCGCCGACCTGTTCGAGCTGCCGCTGGTCGCGCTCAACACCTCGATGCTGCTGCTGTCGTCGATCACTTATGGCTTCGCGGTGCTGGAGATGCAGCGCGACCGCCTCAAGCCGATGCTGGCCTGGCTGGCAATCACCGGGCTGTTCGGCGCGGCCTTCCTTGGCATCGAGCTCTACGAGTTCACGCACCTGATCCAGGACGGCGCCGGCCCGCAGCGCAGCGCTTTCCTGTCCTCGTTCTTCACACTGGTCGGCACGCACGGGCTGCACGTGACCTTCGGCACCATCTGGCTGATCACGCTGATGGTGCAGACCGCGCGGCGCGGGCTGAGCGCCGAGAACAAGCGGCGGCTGATGTGCCTGTCGATGTTCTGGCACTTCCTGGACGTGGTGTGGATCGGCGTTTTCACCTTCGTCTATCTGATGGGAACATTGAAATGA
- the cyoD gene encoding cytochrome o ubiquinol oxidase subunit IV produces the protein MNADHDGAGASHSTLKGYMTGFVLSVILTAIPFWLVMGKVFDKSSTTAIVILAFAAVQIVVHMIYFLHMNTRSEGGWSLLALIFTIVLVVITLSGSLWVMYHLNHNMMPMSTQDMKSMP, from the coding sequence ATGAACGCAGACCACGATGGTGCCGGCGCGAGCCACAGCACGCTCAAGGGCTACATGACGGGCTTCGTGCTGTCGGTGATCCTGACCGCGATTCCGTTCTGGCTCGTGATGGGCAAGGTGTTCGACAAGTCGAGCACGACGGCGATCGTGATTCTGGCCTTCGCGGCGGTGCAGATCGTGGTCCACATGATCTACTTCCTGCACATGAACACCCGATCGGAAGGCGGGTGGTCGCTGCTGGCGCTGATCTTCACGATCGTGCTCGTCGTCATCACGCTGAGCGGCTCCCTATGGGTGATGTACCACCTCAATCACAACATGATGCCGATGTCGACGCAGGACATGAAGTCCATGCCTTGA
- a CDS encoding SURF1 family protein produces the protein MTPPSQRHAARSTAARIGLATCAVGVFAGFVALGTWQVERRAWKLDLIARVEVRVHAPAVAAPGTAQWPQLNAAHDEYRHVRVSGIFLHDRETLVQASTELGAGFWVLTPLRMQEGGVVLVNRGFVPPEAREPAAHAAAEADASTRVTGLLRMTEPGGGFLRHNDPAANRWYSRDVQAIAGARGLDHVAPFFIDADAAPRAAGAPRTWPAGGLTVISFPNNHLVYAITWYALALMTALAAWRVAREETGRQHRHADENAGRP, from the coding sequence TTGACGCCGCCGTCGCAACGCCATGCCGCACGTTCCACGGCCGCCCGGATCGGGCTGGCGACGTGCGCCGTGGGGGTCTTCGCGGGCTTCGTCGCGCTCGGCACCTGGCAGGTGGAGCGCAGGGCCTGGAAGCTGGACCTGATCGCGCGCGTCGAAGTGCGCGTGCACGCACCGGCCGTTGCGGCGCCCGGGACAGCGCAATGGCCGCAGCTGAATGCGGCCCATGACGAATACCGTCATGTGCGCGTGAGCGGCATCTTTCTTCACGACCGCGAGACGCTGGTGCAGGCGAGCACCGAGCTCGGCGCCGGCTTCTGGGTGCTGACGCCGCTGCGCATGCAGGAGGGCGGCGTGGTGCTGGTCAACCGCGGCTTTGTTCCGCCCGAAGCGCGCGAGCCGGCGGCACATGCGGCGGCCGAGGCCGATGCATCGACGCGCGTGACCGGATTGCTGCGCATGACGGAGCCTGGCGGCGGCTTTCTGCGCCACAACGATCCGGCCGCGAACCGCTGGTATTCGCGCGATGTGCAGGCCATTGCCGGCGCGCGCGGGCTCGACCATGTCGCGCCCTTCTTCATCGACGCCGACGCGGCGCCACGTGCAGCCGGGGCGCCGCGCACCTGGCCGGCCGGCGGGCTGACGGTGATCAGTTTTCCCAACAACCATCTGGTCTATGCGATCACCTGGTATGCCCTCGCGCTGATGACCGCGCTGGCCGCATGGCGCGTCGCACGCGAGGAGACCGGCCGCCAACATCGCCATGCCGACGAGAATGCGGGACGGCCATGA
- a CDS encoding ATP-binding protein codes for MNQPASLDDATGLQNMQQLIQLRWIAVVGQVVTIAIVHFGFGIRLPLGAMTAVLACLVAFNAASLLRWRAHREVTNGELFFALLVDVGMLTAQLYLSGGATNPFTFLYLLQVILGAVLLEAWSTWTMVAVTSACFAGLALLSRPLTLPLDHYRGLASPYIQGMLICFALNAGLLVIFITRIGRNLRARDARLAALRQRAAEEEHIVRMGLLASGAAHELGTPLATLAVILGDWRRMPAFSSNPELLQEVGEMQTQVLRCKSIVSGILLSAGEARGESSAKTTIGTFLGELAEDWRVRHPGIDFVYENRFGADLPMVSDSALKQMIGNLLDNAGEASRRSVRLEAAREADALTLMVADDGAGFAPGMLAQFGKPYQSSKGRPGGGLGLFLVVNVARTLGGVVAARNRPEGGAVVQLTLPLAAITLEEEDEEDGS; via the coding sequence ATGAACCAGCCCGCGAGCCTCGACGACGCCACCGGCCTGCAGAACATGCAGCAGCTGATCCAGCTGCGCTGGATCGCGGTCGTCGGCCAGGTCGTCACGATCGCGATCGTGCACTTCGGCTTCGGCATCCGCCTGCCGCTGGGCGCGATGACGGCGGTGCTGGCCTGTCTCGTCGCCTTCAATGCCGCGAGCCTGTTGCGCTGGCGCGCGCATCGCGAGGTCACCAACGGCGAGCTGTTCTTCGCGCTGCTGGTGGACGTGGGCATGCTGACCGCGCAGCTCTATCTGAGCGGCGGCGCGACGAATCCGTTCACCTTTCTCTATCTGCTGCAGGTCATCCTGGGCGCGGTGCTGTTGGAGGCCTGGTCGACCTGGACCATGGTCGCCGTCACCAGCGCCTGCTTCGCGGGGCTGGCGCTGCTGTCGCGGCCGCTGACCTTGCCGCTCGATCACTACCGAGGCCTGGCCAGTCCGTACATCCAGGGCATGCTGATCTGCTTCGCGCTCAACGCGGGGCTGCTGGTGATCTTCATCACGCGCATCGGCCGCAACCTGCGCGCGCGCGATGCGCGGCTGGCGGCGTTGCGCCAGCGCGCGGCCGAGGAAGAGCACATCGTTCGCATGGGCCTGCTGGCCTCGGGCGCGGCGCACGAGCTCGGCACGCCGCTGGCCACGCTGGCCGTGATCCTCGGCGACTGGCGCCGCATGCCGGCCTTCTCGTCGAACCCCGAACTGCTGCAGGAAGTGGGCGAGATGCAGACCCAGGTGTTGCGCTGCAAGTCCATCGTGAGCGGCATCCTGCTGTCGGCCGGCGAGGCGCGCGGCGAATCCTCGGCGAAGACGACCATCGGCACTTTTCTCGGCGAGCTGGCCGAGGATTGGCGCGTGCGGCATCCCGGCATCGACTTCGTCTACGAGAACCGCTTCGGCGCGGACTTGCCGATGGTGTCCGACTCGGCGCTCAAGCAGATGATCGGCAATCTGCTCGACAACGCGGGCGAGGCCTCGCGGCGATCGGTGCGCCTCGAAGCGGCGCGCGAAGCCGATGCGCTGACCCTGATGGTGGCTGACGACGGCGCCGGCTTCGCGCCCGGAATGCTGGCGCAGTTCGGCAAGCCCTACCAGTCGAGCAAGGGGCGGCCGGGCGGCGGGCTGGGGCTGTTCCTGGTCGTCAATGTGGCACGCACGCTGGGCGGCGTGGTCGCCGCGCGCAACCGGCCCGAAGGCGGCGCCGTGGTGCAGCTCACGCTGCCGCTGGCGGCGATCACGCTCGAAGAGGAGGATGAAGAAGATGGGAGCTGA
- a CDS encoding response regulator transcription factor, with protein sequence MGADRLLFIVEDDAAFARTLGRSFERRGYAVMSASNLDQVEELLRTHSPGYAVVDLKLNGEASGLACVKTLHAHDPEMLIVVLTGFASIATAVEAIKLGACHYLAKPSNTDDIEAAFGRAAGTTEVELTSRSTSIKTLEWERIHEMLAETGFNISETARRLGMHRRTLARKLGKQQVK encoded by the coding sequence ATGGGAGCTGATCGCCTGCTGTTCATCGTCGAGGACGACGCCGCCTTCGCGCGCACGCTCGGGCGCTCGTTCGAGCGGCGCGGCTATGCGGTGATGAGCGCTTCCAACCTGGACCAGGTCGAGGAGCTCCTGCGCACGCATTCGCCGGGCTATGCGGTGGTCGACCTCAAGCTCAACGGCGAGGCATCGGGGCTGGCCTGCGTCAAGACCTTGCATGCGCACGATCCCGAGATGCTGATCGTGGTGCTGACCGGCTTCGCCAGCATCGCGACCGCGGTCGAGGCCATCAAGCTCGGCGCCTGCCACTATCTGGCCAAGCCTTCCAACACCGACGACATCGAGGCGGCCTTCGGACGTGCGGCGGGAACCACCGAGGTCGAGCTGACCAGCCGCTCCACCTCGATCAAGACGCTGGAGTGGGAGCGCATCCACGAGATGCTGGCCGAGACCGGCTTCAATATTTCCGAGACCGCGCGCCGGCTCGGGATGCATCGGCGCACACTGGCGCGCAAGCTGGGCAAGCAGCAGGTCAAGTGA
- a CDS encoding DUF5672 family protein, with the protein MHAFERITLISVTGLPDARGAARALQHSLAQMPGSRAVLCCPQAPDGLAAGIRHVAVAPMNYHEYSWFMMFALWRVVPTEFALVVQDDGWVINAANWNDEFLDCDYVGAPIHLARVVTPEASYWSTRFEWSKDYGRPGCVVTPVQNGGFSLRSRRFMRALIDHPHIRVEIPPPDTVEGNPLTMHWKHRPLLEDVQLSGVLRPALEDAGLRFASVDVARRFSIEHAGPAIHHGWNALQLFGHHAKVRRLARLSPLTLRSEVPLSQLDQWYGEREILQVFERLGYTIEFAPEPS; encoded by the coding sequence ATGCACGCGTTCGAGCGCATCACACTGATCTCGGTCACCGGCCTGCCCGACGCTCGCGGCGCGGCGCGCGCACTGCAGCACAGCCTCGCGCAAATGCCCGGCAGCCGCGCCGTGCTGTGCTGCCCGCAGGCGCCCGACGGCCTGGCCGCCGGCATTCGCCACGTCGCCGTGGCGCCCATGAACTACCACGAGTACAGCTGGTTCATGATGTTCGCGCTCTGGCGCGTGGTGCCGACCGAGTTCGCGCTGGTCGTGCAGGACGATGGCTGGGTGATCAACGCGGCCAACTGGAACGACGAGTTTCTCGACTGCGACTACGTCGGGGCACCGATCCACCTGGCTCGCGTCGTCACGCCCGAAGCGTCCTACTGGTCCACGCGCTTCGAGTGGAGCAAGGACTACGGCCGCCCCGGTTGCGTCGTGACGCCAGTTCAGAACGGCGGCTTCAGCCTGCGAAGCCGCCGCTTCATGCGTGCACTCATCGATCATCCCCACATTCGCGTCGAGATCCCGCCGCCCGATACGGTCGAGGGCAATCCGCTCACGATGCACTGGAAGCATCGGCCGCTGCTGGAAGACGTGCAGCTGAGCGGCGTGCTGCGCCCTGCACTCGAAGATGCGGGACTGCGTTTTGCCTCCGTCGATGTCGCGCGCCGCTTCTCCATCGAGCATGCCGGCCCGGCCATCCACCACGGCTGGAATGCGCTGCAACTGTTCGGCCACCATGCCAAGGTGCGCCGACTCGCGAGGCTGTCGCCGCTCACCTTGCGCAGCGAGGTTCCGCTGTCGCAACTGGACCAGTGGTATGGCGAGCGCGAGATCCTCCAGGTGTTCGAGCGGCTCGGCTACACGATCGAATTCGCGCCGGAGCCCTCCTAG
- a CDS encoding autotransporter outer membrane beta-barrel domain-containing protein: MNKIHRSLWNAALGAWVAAPENTPGRGKRTCSASSTAWTCVLMAALSCLGLPIAHAAGGNGGGFRSGAGGTDGQDGGDGVGQSFGAGGGGGGGGGSGATVGGTGGSGAGGRAGGAAGQNGASSDGTEGDGGGGGGGGNGGANGQTSAGPLEVSASSMGGNGQAGGNGGASGFNGGAGGGGGGGGGIGLLGTAAAQFVNRSTISGGTGGDGGRGGVGMGDGNGEGIGGNGGSGGDGGTGVGITASGATLTNASNSSITGGQGGKGGVGGTGDGPGDGGRAGAGGHGGAGVSGAGLTVVNGGTIEGGLAADGVTRANAIAFTGGSNVLTLQSGWALIGNIGVSGSLTFNQAIAVDLANVITGTGSVVQQGPGALTLDGVNTYSGGTAIRAGTLVVSSDANLGATSGGLTLDGGTLQTTASFTTARAVTLGNGGGTFQTDADLASTGVISGPGALAKTGIGTLTLSGASSYTGPTNVNAGTLQAGAANTFASGSRFTVAAGAALDLHNFSQTLGSLAGAGSVNLGTATLTVGDNTSTTYTGAISGAGGSLIKVGTGMFTLLGANGYTGGTIIIDGTLAGSAASFATGPITDNAVLVIDQPSDATFSNPISGNGTLTKTGAGTLTLGGPNTYRGGTSFNGGVVSVSSNVNLGDPTGGLSFNGGTLQTTSNLTMNRATILNGSGTFDTDPGMTLTQQGAISGNGILVKTGGGTLTLASPSGNSYTGGTALHTGQLALGNSTALGTGSLAMDPGTTLAFAADNLTLTNPIAFTGAGDPTIDTGAFTATLAGGITGTGDLGKIGSGTLVLGGTNTYTGATIVSEGTLRAGAVNSLSAASAHTIAAGATLDLAGFDQTLASLTNAGTVSLAGTAPGTTLTVTGAYVGNSGILRLATTLGDSASASDRLVLNGPGASASGHTTVQVVNTMGLGALTSGNGIELIGALNGATTTAQGTKDAFALQGGHVDAGAYAYTLQPGDAAGAGENWYLRSTSTLPPPAPAPAPAPAPAPPAPPAPPAPPAPQAPPPPPPPPPLQVPSYRAEVPLFAALPEQLRQGDLAMLGNLHQRIGDDDVQAAATAGLQGSAPDTPSSTGNRRAWARVLDTRRDIRQDGTVSPHSGGRLTGVQAGTDLLADTPWHAGLYVGQLDGSMSVHGFALGQPSLAVGSNSLHSQYLGGYVTWTNDSGFYADAVLQAGRHHYDMQALDRLPLHGKATSLSASFEVGQAFVLGEGWQIESQLQLVHQHLALDDANIASALVRQEAGSGWLVRGGVRVKGDIATAAGRLQPYARLNLYRASGGSDVASFVTPAATTFIASRTGSTAAELAGGFTLALNDSTSLYGELGRLWASGGQARVSSSIGASLGLRVRW; encoded by the coding sequence ATGAACAAGATCCACCGCAGTCTCTGGAACGCCGCGCTCGGTGCCTGGGTTGCCGCCCCCGAAAACACGCCCGGGCGAGGCAAGCGAACGTGCAGCGCTTCGAGCACGGCGTGGACGTGCGTCTTGATGGCCGCGCTGTCGTGCCTTGGTCTGCCCATCGCCCACGCCGCCGGCGGCAATGGCGGAGGCTTTCGAAGTGGCGCAGGCGGCACTGACGGACAGGACGGAGGCGATGGCGTCGGACAAAGCTTCGGCGCCGGAGGCGGGGGCGGGGGCGGAGGCGGTTCCGGGGCAACTGTCGGGGGAACGGGCGGCTCGGGTGCCGGTGGCCGTGCCGGCGGAGCGGCAGGCCAGAACGGAGCCAGCAGTGACGGGACCGAAGGAGACGGCGGTGGCGGTGGCGGTGGCGGCAATGGTGGGGCCAATGGTCAGACGAGCGCAGGACCGCTCGAAGTCTCTGCATCGTCGATGGGTGGCAATGGTCAAGCCGGCGGCAATGGTGGTGCGAGCGGCTTCAACGGCGGAGCCGGCGGCGGCGGCGGCGGTGGTGGCGGCATCGGCCTGCTGGGGACGGCGGCGGCGCAGTTCGTCAATCGATCCACCATCAGCGGGGGCACCGGGGGCGATGGTGGCCGCGGGGGCGTGGGCATGGGCGATGGAAACGGCGAAGGTATAGGCGGCAATGGCGGGAGCGGCGGTGATGGCGGCACGGGCGTCGGCATCACGGCGTCGGGCGCGACCTTGACGAACGCCAGCAACAGCAGCATCACGGGAGGCCAGGGCGGAAAAGGCGGTGTGGGCGGAACCGGAGACGGCCCTGGCGATGGCGGCAGGGCCGGCGCGGGCGGCCATGGAGGAGCGGGCGTTTCCGGGGCTGGCCTGACGGTGGTCAACGGCGGAACGATCGAGGGCGGCCTGGCGGCCGATGGCGTCACGCGCGCCAATGCCATCGCATTCACCGGCGGCAGCAACGTGCTGACTCTGCAGTCCGGCTGGGCATTGATCGGGAACATCGGCGTCAGTGGGAGCCTGACCTTCAATCAGGCCATCGCGGTCGATCTGGCGAATGTGATCACCGGCACGGGTTCGGTTGTTCAGCAAGGCCCCGGAGCACTCACGCTCGATGGCGTCAACACCTACAGCGGCGGGACCGCCATCCGTGCCGGCACGCTGGTTGTTTCTTCCGACGCCAATCTCGGCGCAACCTCGGGTGGCCTGACCCTCGATGGCGGCACGCTCCAGACCACCGCGAGCTTTACGACCGCGCGTGCCGTCACCCTTGGGAATGGCGGGGGTACCTTCCAGACCGACGCCGACCTCGCGTCCACCGGCGTCATCTCAGGGCCGGGTGCCCTCGCCAAGACCGGCATCGGCACGCTCACTTTGTCCGGCGCGAGCAGCTACACCGGCCCGACGAACGTCAACGCGGGCACGCTGCAGGCCGGCGCGGCGAACACGTTCGCGTCGGGCAGCCGGTTCACCGTGGCAGCGGGTGCCGCGCTCGACCTCCACAACTTCAGCCAGACACTCGGCTCGCTCGCTGGTGCCGGCAGCGTGAATCTTGGCACGGCCACGCTGACGGTCGGCGACAACACGAGCACGACTTACACGGGCGCGATCTCGGGCGCCGGTGGGTCGTTGATCAAGGTCGGCACGGGCATGTTCACGCTGTTGGGTGCCAATGGCTATACGGGCGGCACCATCATCATCGACGGCACGCTCGCCGGCAGCGCCGCGAGCTTTGCTACCGGTCCGATCACCGACAACGCCGTTCTCGTCATCGATCAACCCAGCGATGCCACCTTCTCCAATCCGATCTCGGGCAACGGCACCCTCACCAAAACCGGTGCCGGCACGCTGACCCTCGGGGGCCCCAACACCTACAGGGGCGGCACGAGCTTCAATGGCGGCGTGGTCTCCGTATCCAGCAACGTGAACCTGGGCGATCCCACAGGCGGCCTCAGCTTCAACGGCGGCACGCTGCAGACCACGAGCAACCTCACGATGAACCGGGCCACGATCCTCAACGGATCGGGCACGTTCGACACGGACCCGGGCATGACCCTGACGCAGCAAGGCGCGATCAGCGGCAACGGCATTCTCGTCAAGACCGGTGGCGGCACTCTGACACTCGCGAGCCCCAGCGGCAACAGCTACACAGGCGGCACCGCCCTGCACACAGGCCAACTTGCGTTGGGCAACAGCACCGCCCTGGGCACCGGCTCCCTGGCCATGGACCCCGGCACGACGCTCGCTTTCGCTGCCGACAATCTCACGCTCACCAACCCCATCGCCTTCACCGGCGCGGGCGACCCCACCATCGACACCGGCGCCTTCACCGCCACGCTCGCCGGCGGCATCACCGGCACGGGCGACCTCGGCAAGATCGGCAGCGGCACCTTGGTCCTCGGCGGCACCAACACCTACACGGGTGCCACCATCGTCTCTGAAGGCACCTTGCGCGCAGGTGCCGTCAATTCCCTCAGCGCCGCCTCCGCACACACCATCGCCGCCGGCGCCACGCTCGACCTGGCCGGCTTCGACCAGACCCTCGCAAGTCTGACCAATGCCGGCACCGTCTCCCTGGCCGGCACAGCGCCCGGCACCACGCTCACCGTCACCGGTGCCTACGTCGGCAACAGCGGCATCCTGCGCCTGGCCACCACCCTGGGCGACAGCGCCAGTGCCAGCGACCGCCTCGTGCTCAACGGCCCCGGCGCCAGCGCCAGCGGCCACACCACCGTGCAAGTCGTCAACACCATGGGCCTGGGCGCGCTCACCAGTGGCAATGGCATCGAACTCATCGGCGCCCTCAACGGCGCCACCACCACCGCACAAGGCACCAAGGACGCCTTCGCGCTGCAGGGCGGCCATGTGGATGCGGGCGCCTACGCCTACACCCTGCAGCCCGGCGACGCCGCGGGCGCGGGAGAGAACTGGTACCTGCGCTCCACCAGCACACTGCCGCCGCCGGCACCGGCACCGGCACCGGCACCGGCACCGGCACCACCCGCACCACCGGCACCACCGGCACCACCGGCGCCACAGGCGCCGCCACCTCCACCTCCACCTCCACCCCTGCAAGTGCCGAGCTACCGCGCCGAAGTCCCGCTCTTCGCTGCGCTGCCCGAGCAACTGCGCCAGGGCGACCTCGCGATGCTCGGCAATCTGCATCAGCGCATCGGCGACGACGACGTGCAAGCCGCAGCCACGGCCGGCCTGCAGGGAAGCGCCCCCGACACCCCTTCGTCCACCGGCAACCGCCGCGCCTGGGCACGCGTCCTCGATACCCGCCGGGACATCCGCCAGGACGGCACCGTTAGTCCTCACAGCGGCGGACGCCTGACGGGCGTACAGGCTGGTACCGACCTGCTGGCCGACACCCCTTGGCACGCAGGCCTGTACGTCGGTCAGCTCGACGGCAGCATGAGCGTCCACGGCTTCGCGCTCGGCCAGCCCAGCCTCGCCGTCGGCAGCAACAGCCTGCACAGCCAGTACCTCGGTGGCTACGTCACCTGGACGAATGACAGCGGCTTCTACGCCGATGCCGTGCTGCAGGCCGGGCGCCATCACTACGACATGCAGGCCCTGGACAGGCTGCCTCTCCACGGCAAGGCCACCAGCCTGAGCGCCTCGTTCGAAGTGGGCCAGGCCTTCGTGCTGGGTGAGGGCTGGCAGATCGAGTCGCAGCTGCAACTCGTGCATCAGCACCTTGCGCTGGACGACGCCAACATCGCCTCGGCGCTGGTGCGCCAGGAGGCTGGCAGCGGTTGGCTCGTGCGCGGCGGCGTGCGCGTGAAGGGCGACATCGCCACCGCGGCGGGCAGGCTGCAGCCCTATGCGCGGCTGAACCTGTACCGGGCCTCGGGCGGCAGCGATGTCGCAAGCTTCGTCACGCCGGCAGCGACGACGTTCATCGCCAGCCGCACGGGCAGCACCGCCGCCGAGTTGGCTGGGGGCTTCACGCTCGCGCTCAACGACAGCACCAGCCTCTACGGCGAGCTCGGCAGGCTGTGGGCCTCGGGCGGGCAGGCGCGCGTGAGCAGTTCGATCGGCGCTTCGCTCGGGCTCAGGGTGCGCTGGTAA